A region from the Triticum aestivum cultivar Chinese Spring chromosome 3D, IWGSC CS RefSeq v2.1, whole genome shotgun sequence genome encodes:
- the LOC123073678 gene encoding uncharacterized protein (The sequence of the model RefSeq protein was modified relative to this genomic sequence to represent the inferred CDS: added 19 bases not found in genome assembly) has translation MPLSNEILPAVLAPKVTAARHQVHELIDLIAEVSAEVGFRRCAIGERNAGQIVGAGNLMAEIEGAHRVLVPTVAFVTGLFMVYESQFGDMMGTEQEVEMKNNLAQAKLAVQVLNRSLFLLGSNVLEFDLVVSNYSLLDPTAHADAESSLCKAANMCRLIQTFAGTLQFHLKVFEGIYSSGVLFPHPQ, from the coding sequence TCTTACCTGCTGTGCTGGCCCCAAAAGTTACCGCAGCACGTCATCAGGTCCATGAGCTCATTGATTTAATAGCAGAGGTTTCGGCCGAAGTCGGGTTTCGACGCTGTGCTATCGGGGAGCGCAACGCTGGCCAAATCGTGGGTGCTGGGAACTTGATGGCTGAGATTGAGGGGGCCCATCGAGTTCTTGTGCCCACCGTTGCATTTGTTACAGGGCTGTTCATGGTGTACGAGTCTCAGTTTGGAGATATGATGGGGACTGAGCAGGAAGTAGAGATGAAGAACAACCTGGCCCAAGCCAAGCTTGCAGTTCAAGTTCTGAACCGTTCACTTTTTCTATTGGGATCCAATGTTTTGGAATTTGACCTTGTTGTGAGCAACTACTCGCTCTTGGACCCAACAGCACATGCTGATGCAGAAAGTTCACTGTGCAAGGCAGCTAATATGTGCAGGTTAATTCAGACCTTTGCCGGCACTCTGCAGTTCCACCTGAAGGTTTTTGAAGGGATCTACAGTTCTGGTGTGTTGTTTCCTCACCCCCAGTAA